A genomic region of Oryza glaberrima chromosome 1, OglaRS2, whole genome shotgun sequence contains the following coding sequences:
- the LOC127782224 gene encoding LOW QUALITY PROTEIN: beta-galactosidase 3-like (The sequence of the model RefSeq protein was modified relative to this genomic sequence to represent the inferred CDS: inserted 1 base in 1 codon) — protein MGRPHRRRDCGHGAAHRERCRIQSKQLHSTVHTPPARRLPPHAILYHHHXHRVVLAHTPYRPPPSTAAMAGASSSFSLRRLLLLLLPLIPLLGATTAAAAGANSSVTYDQRSLIISGRRRLLISTSIHYPRSVPEMWPKLVAEAKDGGADCVETYVFWNGHEPAQGQYYFEERFDLVRFAKIVKDAGLYMILRIGPFVAAEWTFGGVPVWLHYVPGTVFRTNNEPFKSHMKRFTTYIVDMMKKEQFFASQGGHIILAQVENEYGDMEQAYGAGAKPYAMWAASMALAQNTGVPWIMCQQYDAPDPVINTCNSFYCDQFKPNSPTKPKFWTENWPGWFQTFGESNPHRPPEDVAFSVARFFGKGGSLQNYYVYHGGTNFGRTTGGPFITTSYDYDAPIDEYGLRRLPKWAHLRDLHKSIKLGEHTLLYGNSSFVSLGPQQEADVYTDQSGGCVAFLSNVDSEKDKVVTFQSRSYDLPAWSVSILPDCKIVAFNTAKVRSQTLMMDMVPANLESSKVDGWSIFREKYGIWGNIDLVRNGFVDHINTTKDSTDYLWYTTSFDVDGSHLAGGNHVLHIESKGHAVQAFLNNELIGSAYGNGSKSNFSVEMPVNLRAGKNKLSLLSMTVGLQNGGPMYEWAGAGITSVKISGMENRIIDLSSNKWEYKIGLEGEYYSLFKADKGKDIRWMPQSEPPKNQPMTWYKVNVDVPQGDDPVGLDMQSMGKGLAWLNGNAIGRYWPRISPVSDRCTSSCDYRGTFSPNKCRRGCGQPTQRWYHVPRSWFHPSGNTLVIFEEKGGDPTKITFSRRTVASVCSFVSEHYPSIDLESWDRNTQNDGRDAGKVQLSCPKGKSISSVKFASFGNPSGTCRSYQQGSCHHPNSISVVEKACLNMNGCTVSLSDEGFGEDLCPGVTKTLAIEADCS, from the exons ATGGGGCGTCCACACCGTCGTCGGGACTGTGGGCACGGCGCGGCACACCGAGAGAGGTGCCGCATCCAATCCAAACAACTGCACTCCACTGTCCACACTCCCCCGGCGCGGCGTCTCCCTCCCCACGCTATTTtataccaccacc cacaccgcGTGGTACTTGCTCATACGCCGTATCGACCACCACCCtcgacggcggccatggcgggcgcctcctcctccttctcgttGCGGAGGCtactcctcctgctgctgccgctgatACCGTTgctcggcgccaccaccgccgccgcagcgggcGCCAACTCGAGCGTCACGTATGACCAGCGCTCCCTCAtcatctccggccgccgccgcctcctcatctcCACCTCCATCCACTACCCCCGCAGCGTCCCCGAG ATGTGGCCGAAGCTGGTGGCCGAGGccaaggacggcggcgccgactgCGTCGAGACCTACGTGTTCTGGAACGGCCACGAGCCCGCCCAGGGCCAG TACTACTTCGAGGAGCGGTTCGATTTGGTGCGATTCGCGAAGATCGTCAAGGACGCCGGGCTGTACATGATCCTGCGCATTGGGCCGTTCGTCGCCGCAGAATGGACCTTCGG GGGCGTGCCGGTGTGGCTGCATTACGTGCCCGGGACGGTGTTCCGGACGAACAATGAGCCGTTCAAG TCTCACATGAAGAGATTCACGACGTACATTGTGGATATGATGAAGAAAGAACAATTCTTCGCTTCGCAGGGTGGGCACATCATCCTAGCTCAG GTTGAAAATGAATATGGAGATATGGAACAAGCGTACGGAGCTGGTGCCAAGCCATATGCAATGTGGGCAGCTAGTATGGCTCTGGCTCAGAATACTGGTGTCCCTTGGATCATGTGCCAGCAGTATGATGCGCCTGATCCAGTG ATAAACACTTGCAATTCATTCTACTGTGATCAATTCAAGCCAAATTCACCAACCAAGCCAAAATTTTGGACTGAGAATTGGCCAGGATG GTTCCAGACCTTTGGCGAAAGTAATCCCCACAGGCCCCCTGAAGATGTTGCATTTTCTGTTGCACGTTTTTTTGGGAAAGGTGGCAGCCTTCAGAATTACTATGTG TACCATGGTGGAACAAATTTCGGTCGCACTACTGGAGGGCCATTCATTACTACTAGCTATGACTATGATGCACCGATCGATGAATACG GCCTTAGGAGACTTCCGAAATGGGCTCATCTAAGGGACCTTCACAAATCTATCAAATTGGGCGAGCATACCCTGTTGTATGGTAATTCGTCATTTGTTTCTCTGGGGCCTCAACAAGAG GCTGATGTTTACACTGATCAATCAGGAGGATGTGTTGCATTCCTTTCTAATGTTGATTCAGAAAAGGACAAAGTTGTTACTTTCCAGAGCCGGTCGTATGATCTTCCTGCTTGGTCGGTCAGTATCCTGCCTGACTGCAAGATTGTGGCGTTCAACACTGCAAAG GTGCGATCTCAAACTCTGATGATGGATATGGTCCCTGCAAATTTGGAATCATCAAAAGTTGATGGGTGGAGCATTTTCAGAGAGAAATATGGGATTTGGGGCAATATCGACTTAGTCCGAAATGGATTTGTAGACCATATTAATACAACAAAAGACTCTACTGACTACCTATGGTACACAACAAG TTTTGACGTAGACGGAAGTCATCTGGCAGGTGGCAACCATGTTCTTCATATTGAATCCAAAGGCCATGCTGTTCAGGCTTTCCTGAACAATGAGCTTATAG GTAGTGCATATGGTAATGGCTCAAAATCAAATTTCAGCGTGGAAATGCCCGTCAATTTGAGGGCTGGGAAGAACAAACTTTCCCTATTGAGTATGACTGTTGGTTTGCAA AATGGAGGACCCATGTACGAATGGGCAGGAGCCGGCATTACAAGTGTGAAGATCTCAGGAATGGAAAACAGAATAATTGACTTGTCTTCCAATAAATGGGAATACAAG ATTGGATTGGAAGGGGAATATTATAGTTTGTTCAAGGCTGATAAGGGGAAGGACATAAGGTGGATGCCACAGTCTGAGCCACCAAAAAATCAACCAATGACATGGTACAAG GTAAACGTTGATGTTCCCCAAGGAGATGATCCAGTTGGATTAGATATGCAGTCTATGGGGAAAGGCCTGGCTTGGTTGAATGGAAATGCCATTGGGAGGTATTGGCCCAGGATAAGTCCTGTCAGTGACAGGTGTACTTCCAGTTGTGACTATAGAGGAACGTTTTCTCCAAATAAGTGCAGGAGAGGATGTGGGCAGCCAACTCAAAGATG GTACCATGTCCCACGGTCATGGTTTCATCCATCAGGAAACACCCTTGTGATTtttgaggagaagggaggggatCCTACAAAGATCACATTCTCAAGAAGAACTGTGGCAAGTGTGTGCTCCTTCGTGTCAGAGCACTACCCTTCCATTGACTTGGAATCCTGGGATAGGAATACCCAAAATGATGGTAGAGACGCAGGAAAAGTACAGTTGTCTTGCCCCAAGGGTAAAAGTATCTCTTCTGTTAAGTTTGCGAGTTTTGGAAACCCCAGTGGAACCTGCAGATCTTACCAACAAGGAAGCTGCCACCATCCGAACTCAATATCTGTTGTTGAGAAG GCCTGTCTGAACATGAATGGCTGTACCGTCTCCTTGTCAGACGAGGGATTTGGAGAAGATTTATGCCCTGGGGTCACCAAAACACTTGCGATTGAGGCAGACTGCTCTTAA